The stretch of DNA aaataaataaataaatacatttaataagcgtgttaaatgtatttattgtataaatgtagaaactaaattaattaatttattatttattagtaaatcGGTTAATAAACGCAGTTAAATATACGGAAAAAAATTCACAGTCAGAAGGTTAATAGTATGGCAAATATTAGAGATCTTATGACAtccaaatttcaaaaaaatcgaaattctATCAAAGAAGCGtaatataactaattatataaattaaatattacactaCACTAAATCTATTTGTTCGACACAGTAGAAGTATCCTCGTTAATATGattgctatttattaatatttttatacataccaAAGTAGCTTCTGAGTGAGCCTCTAGTAAGCAAAGAATAACGTCAAAACTAAATTAAGTGTGACGACCCATGCGAcctatttcaatatttatgcaaCCCGGTGAAGTGTACTTTTTTTCCTTGCCCGTCTAAAGCCTCCATTAAGCTCGATGTGAAACTAAATTCTGAACTACTCTCATCCTCTTGAGCTCTGCAAAGACAAATGTAATTAGCAATCTGCTTCAGCGGAACGTTTCGGTTTATTTATGCAGATCATTTTAATCGACTGACGAAAAAGACGACGTACAGTGTGTCTAAACTTGTTAAACTGCCACTTAATGCTGGCATATCGGACGCAACATCTATTTTCAGCAATTCAAAGTAAGAATTTATAGCCGCCACATAAATTCCTTTTGAGCCAGCTGTACCGAGATAGCGTGGACTAGATAATTCGATTAAGGTACGTTCGGGATTCCTATCCGGCAATTTGTACGCCTCCGAGTCGAGCTTTACAATCTCGACAGACGAGAAGTGAATGATGAATAAATATGGTTTGCAGAATGCTGAAACAAAATGATTTGTCAATGCGATCATTTTATCAATGCATCGCGTGTGATTAAGAAAAGCGATATGCATACCGAAAGCAAATGGCAAATGATTCCACATTGGATCCACGGCTCGAGTTCTTCTACCATTTTCGTCGACAAATACGCCGAATTCGTTGTAACACAGTAGAAGTTCTGCCGTGCCGCATGTATTGGAAATATTCAAAACGGAAACAGGAAATATGCCGAGTTTTGCGGCGCCCGATAATGCTGCTTTAATCGAGCTATTGTCTTCTTCTGGAAATTCTGTTGATTGCATCAGCAAacacaatgtattatttaacacCCGGAAATGCGGTTCTTTTTATtcaagtattataataattattatatgattactATTCAAAAGTTTCgagtgaaataatataataaaaagacaaaaatatgatatatgatGTATTTTAGTTGCTCACCATCTACGCTGCACGTCGACTTGGAAACTAACGTTTGCAAATCAATTTGGAAGAATTTGTGACATCCTATGATAAGGAGATTCGACGTGAAAATTGCACAACTGCAAGGCTCCGACGTCTCGAGCTCACAAAGCTCGACGAATTCCGCGGAATTCTCTCTGATTTTCCATTTAAGTAATCTGtataaacaaaacaatattCCATTTAAGTAATCTGtataaacaaaacaatatttctaaaattgcatCGTTGCGTTCGTAAGaggctttatatatatattaagagCTACGTACATCACATGGGATGCTGTTGCGACGCATAATATTTCGCCTTGCAATTGATAAAGATGACAACTGTCCGAGGTGGATAACACACATTTCGTACTGATCGCTGGCTTGGAACAGTCGGCGGCTAACGCGTTAGTCTTGAGTAGCCTCAAGTTGCAGTACACTAATTCTCTGTATTCACCGGCGATCATTAAAGCCAAGTCCAAGTGCGAGTGTAAAGAGAGCTGGTGCACTTGCTTGACACCGCGTATCGTGGTGAGCGTTCGAGATTTCGAAGTGCAATACGAAAACAGGCCCTCTTTCGCGCCCAGCAAGAGCACGTTATCCGTGCCCAGATCGGCAACGCAATTTAAATCCAACTGAAAACAAATTGGTttatatgcaattataaagaaacatttattttcacataaaacaGTTATCGAAGAAGAAGCaatcattgatttttttttactttgtaagAGTTTCGTGCTTTTCTGCTTTGCTTACAGGCTTTGTAAGATGTAATAGACTCGTTAATCATTGCGTCACTCACCTGATGTTTGTCTAATCTAAGTATGGTGTGATACTTCTTGTATTTCGGCACGGTATACGAATTTTGACCGGTAACAGCCCTTAAAGCTTTCAACCAGTTTCTCTTATCGGTTTTATTCAAAGCTACGACATCCAGTCTAGACGAAGGCCAACAGGTCGTCGTGGAATTTGATTCTATCCTAAAGATGAGCGGTATGTCGGACTTGTCCGTTCCCAGTATATCAGTTTGCTGCACATTCTCGCAAATGTTAAATCCACTGTTCTCCAATAGATTTAAACGGCTGATCGGCGCCATTCCGGCACACGGCTGATGCTCGAAGACGCACAAGCACGATCCTTCCAGTTTCATGTATTTTCTCTCCCAGCAAGACCTTGATTTACCGGGAACTTTAACCCATCCCTCCATGGAAACTTCATTCTCGTTACGTTGAACGCTCTGTGGATCCTGTGCGCACATAACACAtcatttgtcataaaaatcgTGAGATTTTTCGAAATACAATGCGCCAACACTAAAAAAGTCGcagtttaatttgaatttaaaattttgcaaacataaaaaagctatttgcaatttaattcattCAATATGAATTGCATCCTtcaactttcattaaaaaattggaagaaaaaaCCGCTATAAACGCTTCTTATTGCGAACAAACATGCTTCGAATAAATGAACGGAATCTTACCGAATCTGTTTTCACCACCGCGTTGTCCGGTTGATCTATCGCCAATGTCTGGACGCTGTCGCCGATCGACGACAAGCTGTCGTCGCTGTCTCTATGATAAAACTTAGAGAAGTCATTGGAAAAGTCGCAATTGACAGGCACGGACATTGTGCAGTCCAAATGCGTCATGATCTGACACTTGCTGCAGGTCGCGGCGTATCTTCCAAACTGTATGGCCTCCGAGCACGTTGCGCACCTTCCGGCCCGCATGGGCAATCCGGTGGCAAATCTGTGCCGTACGTCGGCTCCCATCCTTTGCGGAGATAACTGTCTGAGTAAGGAGCTGCTGGTCTCCGTAATACCCTTTATCCTCCTGCCGTCGCGCTCCGGCGTGGTGGGGGACGTAGGCGCGGACGCGGAGGTGATCCTCGCTTTCAGAATCAGCAGCTGCTCCGTCAGCCTCTTCACCTTCTCCCGCTCGTTGGCAAGCTGGTTCTCCAGTTCGCGGTAGCCTACGGGCATGCCGATGCCCATGGGCGGCACGTTCTCTTTCTGCTTCGTGCCGAGTATCTTGTCGCACatggtcttcttcttcttgctGCACTCCTCCAGTTTCAATTGTAAGTAATCGATCAGCTTGGTCTGCTGCTGCCGCGTGCCCTCGGCCTTCACTTCTCTCTCCTGGTAGAACTGTCTCATCTCCTCCAATACGCCTTCCAGCTCCGTTATTCTCAATCTCAGCTCCTGGCCCTGCTCTATGCTCTTCTGCATGCCGTTCATAAGCTCGACGTTCGCGTCCTCCAATTCGTGCGCCCGCGTTAAGTTCTGGCTGTTCTCCTCCAACACGACTCGCAGCTTCGTCTCGACGGTGTCCAAGGTGCGTCCCATTTTCGTAAGTTCGCACTCCATCTCATCGCGCCTCGTGGTCAGTTCCTCCACTTGCGCGTTGAGCTCTTGAACGAGTCTCATGTACTGGTCCCTTTGTGCGATCAGGCTGTCCCTCTCGCTCCTTATGTCGCTCATCTCCGACTTCAAGTGCTCGACGTTGCGCTCGGCGACTGTCTTCAGCCTCTTCTCGTCGCTCTGCGCCATACGTGCGTTCCGCACTTCCGTCTCGGCGGCTTCCAAGTCCTTTTGCAGCTTCATTTTGTCTTGAATCAGCATATTCTCGCGCGTATCGTGACCACTCGTTAACTTGTCATAATCCATCAATTGTTCCTCCAACACCGTGCAAGTTTCCTTGCACAATTTGATGTTCAATTCGTGGCATTTAATATCCTGCTCCAGCTTCGCGATTTTGGACTCGAGTTCAGTCTTCTCCTCGTTGTGTCTGCGGGATATTAGTATCAAACGTCTGTTCTCGGCATTCAAAGTGTCGACACGCTCCTCAGCCGAGCGCATTTGCTTGCGAGCCGCATCCAGTTCTCTACGTAAGGATGCACTGGAAGATTGAAGTTCCTCGATCTGATGATTAGCTTGGGTCAGGGCCTAGAATAAtataacgtataaaatataaaatacagctAGCTTTTGTAGAATAAAGTATAGaagtttttttaagatttctgataaaaatgataaaaatgataaaaatataacaatcttTACCCTTTGAGCCGAATCAGCCTGCATTTTATTCCTGGATGCCTCTTTTGTGATATCATTCAATGACGCTTTCGCAATGTCCAATTCTTTCAACAGTTTCTTCGAATTCTCCTGCTCCTCCCTTGTTTTATTGCTTAATCTCTCCTGTAAtttttccttctcttcctGCAGCGCTTTGATTTTCTCCTCACCTCTATTCGCTTGTCTCACAGCTATACGTGCATCTAAACTAGCTTTCGATAactctctctccttttcccGTAAAGCCCTCTGAGCTTGTCTCGCTGTTTCTTTTTTGACCGTTATGTCTTCCTTTAAACTTTGAAGTTGCTGCTCCAGTTTCTCCACTTCCTCTTTTCGATGAAAGACTTTTGAACTTGAGTCTTTTGTGACTAAACGAGATGTAGTTTGCACATCATCCAATTGTTTAAGACTAGCATTTTCTACTTCCAATTTCGTAACACTGTGTTCCAAACGCTTCAATAATTCCTCTAAATTGCAAACTTTGCGCAATTGTTCCTCtgcaattaaacaataattaaataaccgAAAAAGAATTTACCTTTGCAATTCGCTTTGTTTTTACCTTCTTTTTCCAAAGAACGTTGCAATCTCTTTTGTAACACAGCCTTGTCCTGTGCCGCTTGTTCCAAATTTAAAGCAAGCGCTTCACTTTGCTCCAAATTTATCATGGTTTCGTTCAGATCAGATTTAGTCAccttaaaagaaattatttgagTTGAACAGAATTTTCTTATACCAATCTttcgtaaattatttagatactCACTTGCAATTGCTGCTTCAATTGTTCGTTTTCAAGATTCATTCTGTCCAATTGCTCTTGCATAGTTGTGAGCAATTGTTCGGATGTTTTCAAATCATCTATCTGTCTTGCTCTCTCTTGCAACTGTTTACGTAAAGTTTCAATCTCAGTATCCCTGGCCGGTAATGAGGCTTGTATATTACGTAATTGCTCCTGACAATCTTTTAATTCATTCTGAGCAAATTCCAATGCAATATTTAGTCTCGACTCGCGACAGTGGTTCGAATCTTGCTCGTTTCGTAATTTAGTTTCAAGATCTGTATTCTTCGCCGCCTCAAAGTCCAATTTTGCTCTTAAATCGGCCAGCTGATTATGACTGCGTGCAGCTATCTCCTCCAACTTAACTTCAATGCCTTGAACACTTTGTCTACTTAACTCACGTGTCTTCACCAAGGATTCCTTATATTGCGTCTAAACAGatgattaaaacattaatgacCGTCTCaattcattacatttattgatgtttgttaaatttaaattagtaattatatacttatattaattgacgttattacattaatactCACTTGAAACACACGCAGCTTTTCCAATTCTGCATTTGCAGTTTGCAGTTCACATTGCGTTCTCTCAAGACGCGAGCtcatttcattattacttgtacataattctgtaatttttgtGGTTTGTGATTCAATGTGCTTATTCAGTTGTgctattttgtctttttctgcATTCTCCCATTTGCGTTTAGCATCTCTTATCAAGTTAAGTGCACGAGTTTCGAAATCTCTCCTCTCCTGCCGTTCTAATTCTAAATCATGGGATTATGTTAagttcttattaaataataaacatgctttataccaattaaaataaatgtggaCCATGTATAAGCTTATTTCCACaagtatttatttgataaatttattccaacttagttatgattattatttccaaGTTACCTAATGTATTTTTGATACTTGACAATTCTGATTTTGTAGTTATCAATTCTTTCTCGAGGATGTCCCTCTCCTTGTTGGATATCTCCAATTTCCGTGTTTTTTCTTCCAACTGAGACTGCACTTTAGAGAACTCTCGAACTTTGTGCTGTAGTTCGAGTATCTTCTTCTGCTTCTCTTGGACATCTTTCTTCTTCTCATCCAACTTTGTTTCCAGTTCCATCTTCTCCTTGGAGAACTTGTCTGACTGCAAATGCTTAGGAAACTTATATTCAAAGTATGGAGACTGTTTTGGTTTTGGTTTTGAGAGAGTTTCGGTTTCTGCTGCTTCTGTTAAGtgccaaaattttattatgtagaaaaatacaaaagtcaTAAATACTTTTACTAGCTTTATTTGAGAATAAACCAACCTAAACTTCTTCGAAAGTCAGCTAAATCCGACCTCACAGCCACCAACTCTTGCGTCAACTTGTCCCTTTTTTTGACGTTTGTATTCATTTTTGTCAAGAAATACGTAAACCAGTAGCATGTAGAAATGACTGTCTTGAGTCCTCACTTTATCGTCGtttctcaaataaatataatcggTGACGTCGATGCTGAATGAACGATCGCTCCTACGTAAGATACTTACATTCGCACGAGTTATTCATGATAGCGATGCTCTTTAACTCTTAAGTTTACATCTCCAAATGTCTCCACACAACTCGTCCCTCAACTTGTAACGGTCGCGATAGCTTCGTGCGTACAATTTGAATCTAATGCATCGCTTGTAACGCCAGAGTGCACCATT from Linepithema humile isolate Giens D197 chromosome 2, Lhum_UNIL_v1.0, whole genome shotgun sequence encodes:
- the LOC105679075 gene encoding citron Rho-interacting kinase-like; translation: MNTNVKKRDKLTQELVAVRSDLADFRRSLEAAETETLSKPKPKQSPYFEYKFPKHLQSDKFSKEKMELETKLDEKKKDVQEKQKKILELQHKVREFSKVQSQLEEKTRKLEISNKERDILEKELITTKSELSSIKNTLELERQERRDFETRALNLIRDAKRKWENAEKDKIAQLNKHIESQTTKITELCTSNNEMSSRLERTQCELQTANAELEKLRVFQTQYKESLVKTRELSRQSVQGIEVKLEEIAARSHNQLADLRAKLDFEAAKNTDLETKLRNEQDSNHCRESRLNIALEFAQNELKDCQEQLRNIQASLPARDTEIETLRKQLQERARQIDDLKTSEQLLTTMQEQLDRMNLENEQLKQQLQVTKSDLNETMINLEQSEALALNLEQAAQDKAVLQKRLQRSLEKEEEQLRKVCNLEELLKRLEHSVTKLEVENASLKQLDDVQTTSRLVTKDSSSKVFHRKEEVEKLEQQLQSLKEDITVKKETARQAQRALREKERELSKASLDARIAVRQANRGEEKIKALQEEKEKLQERLSNKTREEQENSKKLLKELDIAKASLNDITKEASRNKMQADSAQRALTQANHQIEELQSSSASLRRELDAARKQMRSAEERVDTLNAENRRLILISRRHNEEKTELESKIAKLEQDIKCHELNIKLCKETCTVLEEQLMDYDKLTSGHDTRENMLIQDKMKLQKDLEAAETEVRNARMAQSDEKRLKTVAERNVEHLKSEMSDIRSERDSLIAQRDQYMRLVQELNAQVEELTTRRDEMECELTKMGRTLDTVETKLRVVLEENSQNLTRAHELEDANVELMNGMQKSIEQGQELRLRITELEGVLEEMRQFYQEREVKAEGTRQQQTKLIDYLQLKLEECSKKKKTMCDKILGTKQKENVPPMGIGMPVGYRELENQLANEREKVKRLTEQLLILKARITSASAPTSPTTPERDGRRIKGITETSSSLLRQLSPQRMGADVRHRFATGLPMRAGRCATCSEAIQFGRYAATCSKCQIMTHLDCTMSVPVNCDFSNDFSKFYHRDSDDSLSSIGDSVQTLAIDQPDNAVVKTDSDPQSVQRNENEVSMEGWVKVPGKSRSCWERKYMKLEGSCLCVFEHQPCAGMAPISRLNLLENSGFNICENVQQTDILGTDKSDIPLIFRIESNSTTTCWPSSRLDVVALNKTDKRNWLKALRAVTGQNSYTVPKYKKYHTILRLDKHQLDLNCVADLGTDNVLLLGAKEGLFSYCTSKSRTLTTIRGVKQVHQLSLHSHLDLALMIAGEYRELVYCNLRLLKTNALAADCSKPAISTKCVLSTSDSCHLYQLQGEILCVATASHVILLKWKIRENSAEFVELCELETSEPCSCAIFTSNLLIIGCHKFFQIDLQTLVSKSTCSVDEFPEEDNSSIKAALSGAAKLGIFPVSVLNISNTCGTAELLLCYNEFGVFVDENGRRTRAVDPMWNHLPFAFAFCKPYLFIIHFSSVEIVKLDSEAYKLPDRNPERTLIELSSPRYLGTAGSKGIYVAAINSYFELLKIDVASDMPALSGSLTSLDTLAQEDESSSEFSFTSSLMEALDGQGKKVHFTGLHKY